A stretch of Opitutaceae bacterium DNA encodes these proteins:
- a CDS encoding cytochrome c3 family protein: protein MPPPTESLDAGACFRPLPRTAGTGLIRPAWVIFLIMALNGLPAAAQESFTNDECLECHLAEEVPVPGKPGEFRLEGIRPEKFDESVHYLLDCIDCHTGIKDLDHETPLPAAQCTSCHETEAAEYSRSIHGVSHVMGESDAATCASCHGAHEIIPVDRLESPVFKLNLPRTCATCHDNEGISDEYRMSNPEAASHYVESIHGRALLKMGLIVAPSCNDCHGVHDIKRSVDHSSRVNHANIATTCGQCHVGVEEIYNQSIHGELLAKGDPDGPVCTDCHTAHDIETPVNNHFKAISDERCGKCHEDRLIHYNETYHGKAMALGRPNVAADVAACFDCHGHHDVFPTSDPRSKLSAGNIVGTCSQCHPGINESFTEYRPHANPLDSVNYPGLHRVFLFMTVLLVGVFTFFGIHTVFWVVRSIYLYVHDSKSFREAKVSAAKDDELFTRFNPFERFLHFLVVISFLLLVITGMPLKFYYTDWAKALFGLMGGPDVARSLHHFGAVMTFAYFGLHLFDLAQSLWGNRKAIRNPETGRIEFKRLGEAVFGPDSMVPSFQDWRDFIAHQKWFFGKGPRPQFDRWTYWERFDYFAVFWGIFAIGVSGMIMWFPKFFTLFLPGWIINIALVVHSDEALLAAGFIFTFHFFNTHFRLEKFPMDTVIFSGRISKTEMLHERRRWYDRLVAKGKLDEHRVKDDWEGRKNIMRSFGFTFFGIGLVLLGLIVYAMISRLWH, encoded by the coding sequence ATGCCCCCCCCAACTGAATCTCTGGATGCAGGTGCCTGTTTTCGTCCTCTCCCGCGAACAGCCGGAACCGGCCTGATCCGTCCAGCGTGGGTCATTTTCCTGATCATGGCCCTGAACGGGCTCCCGGCCGCGGCTCAGGAATCGTTCACCAACGACGAATGCCTCGAGTGTCACCTCGCCGAAGAGGTGCCCGTTCCCGGGAAGCCCGGTGAATTCCGCCTCGAAGGGATCCGCCCGGAGAAATTCGACGAGTCCGTCCACTACCTCCTCGACTGCATCGATTGCCACACCGGGATCAAGGACCTCGATCACGAGACCCCGCTTCCCGCCGCCCAATGCACCTCCTGCCACGAGACGGAGGCCGCCGAATACTCCCGCAGCATCCATGGCGTCAGCCATGTCATGGGAGAGTCCGACGCGGCCACCTGCGCCAGTTGTCACGGAGCTCACGAAATCATCCCGGTAGACCGTCTCGAGTCACCCGTCTTCAAGCTCAACCTTCCCCGGACCTGCGCCACCTGCCACGACAATGAGGGCATTTCCGACGAGTACCGGATGTCCAATCCCGAGGCCGCCTCGCACTATGTCGAAAGTATCCACGGCCGCGCCCTGTTGAAAATGGGGCTGATCGTGGCCCCGTCCTGCAATGACTGCCACGGGGTTCACGACATCAAGCGCAGCGTGGATCACAGCTCGCGGGTCAACCATGCCAATATCGCCACCACCTGCGGTCAATGTCATGTCGGCGTCGAGGAAATCTACAATCAGAGCATCCATGGTGAGCTCCTGGCCAAGGGCGACCCCGACGGCCCCGTCTGCACCGACTGCCACACTGCGCACGATATTGAGACGCCGGTCAACAACCACTTCAAGGCGATCAGCGACGAGCGGTGCGGGAAGTGCCACGAAGACCGGCTGATCCACTACAATGAGACCTACCATGGCAAGGCCATGGCCCTGGGCCGCCCCAACGTCGCCGCCGACGTCGCCGCCTGTTTCGACTGTCACGGACATCATGACGTCTTTCCGACTTCCGATCCCCGCTCAAAGCTGTCGGCCGGGAATATCGTCGGGACCTGTTCGCAATGTCATCCCGGCATCAACGAATCCTTCACCGAGTACCGCCCCCACGCCAACCCACTCGACTCCGTGAATTACCCGGGACTGCACCGGGTCTTCCTCTTCATGACCGTGCTGCTGGTCGGGGTGTTCACTTTCTTTGGGATCCACACGGTCTTCTGGGTCGTCCGCTCGATCTACCTCTACGTCCACGATTCCAAATCATTCCGTGAAGCCAAGGTTTCCGCCGCAAAGGACGACGAACTCTTCACCCGCTTCAATCCCTTCGAGCGATTCCTCCACTTCCTCGTGGTGATCAGCTTCCTCCTGCTCGTCATCACCGGCATGCCTCTGAAATTCTACTACACCGACTGGGCGAAGGCGCTCTTCGGACTGATGGGGGGGCCCGATGTCGCCCGTTCGCTCCACCACTTCGGTGCCGTGATGACCTTTGCCTATTTCGGCCTCCACCTTTTTGACCTCGCCCAGTCGCTCTGGGGCAATCGAAAGGCCATTCGCAATCCGGAAACCGGCCGGATCGAATTCAAGCGCCTCGGCGAGGCCGTCTTCGGTCCCGACTCGATGGTCCCGTCCTTCCAGGACTGGCGGGACTTCATCGCCCACCAGAAATGGTTCTTCGGCAAGGGTCCGCGACCCCAGTTCGACCGCTGGACCTATTGGGAACGTTTCGACTATTTCGCAGTGTTCTGGGGCATCTTCGCGATCGGCGTATCCGGGATGATCATGTGGTTCCCGAAGTTCTTCACCCTCTTCCTCCCGGGCTGGATCATCAACATCGCCCTTGTGGTGCACTCCGACGAGGCGCTCCTCGCCGCCGGATTCATCTTCACCTTCCACTTCTTCAACACCCACTTCCGTCTCGAGAAATTCCCCATGGACACGGTGATCTTCTCCGGCCGTATCTCCAAGACCGAGATGCTGCACGAGCGTCGCCGCTGGTACGACCGTCTCGTGGCCAAGGGCAAGCTCGACGAACACCGGGTGAAGGACGACTGGGAAGGCCGCAAGAACATCATGCGCTCCTTCGGCTTCACCTTCTTCGGCATCGGTCTCGTCCTGCTCGGACTGATTGTCTACGCGATGATCTCGCGCCTCTGGCACTGA
- a CDS encoding MFS transporter, producing the protein MASDSANPSGRPVWVFAFLYFSEGAPIGFLWWAMPTLLRTEGVAVERITTLTALLVLPWTGKFLWAPLVDAIRGPKWGFRHWAMAAQLSMGACLVPLLWLDPLEHLTIWIILLMAHAFFAATQDVAIDALAVTTTAPEQRGWLNGAMQAGMLLGRSLFGGGAILIAHRFGWQTVLVALLAAIWGTVIFLWTMVRGAEPSPSVHSAWDQFVRSLRHASRSRATWMGLGFALVAGAGFEAMGAMAGPFLIDAGVGPHATGVFFGLPVVGAMLVGGLLGGRLSDRGDRRRRVGLFLGLLCGLVGTVGLANLLGLSGAVLMGLMTLVYFAIGLFTAASYGLFMDLTDPRLGATQFSTYMAATNGCEAWSAGVGGRIAGSLGYGTAFLIMPLVGLFGLVFLGGMRRGAPSLKGSPR; encoded by the coding sequence GTGGCGTCCGACTCTGCGAATCCATCCGGCCGACCGGTCTGGGTCTTTGCCTTCCTTTACTTCAGTGAAGGGGCGCCGATCGGGTTTCTCTGGTGGGCCATGCCGACCCTGCTCAGAACCGAGGGGGTGGCGGTGGAACGGATCACCACCCTGACAGCACTGCTTGTCCTGCCCTGGACCGGAAAGTTTCTCTGGGCGCCGCTGGTCGATGCCATTCGCGGACCCAAATGGGGTTTCCGGCATTGGGCGATGGCGGCACAATTGTCGATGGGCGCGTGTCTTGTGCCCTTGCTCTGGCTGGATCCTCTCGAGCACTTGACGATCTGGATCATCCTGCTGATGGCCCATGCCTTTTTTGCGGCGACCCAGGACGTGGCGATCGACGCGCTGGCGGTGACCACGACTGCTCCGGAACAGCGTGGCTGGCTCAACGGGGCGATGCAGGCCGGAATGCTTCTCGGGCGGAGTCTCTTTGGCGGGGGGGCCATCCTGATCGCCCACCGTTTCGGGTGGCAAACGGTCCTGGTGGCGCTGTTGGCGGCGATCTGGGGTACGGTGATCTTCCTCTGGACGATGGTGCGCGGCGCGGAACCATCGCCCTCGGTCCACTCGGCTTGGGATCAGTTCGTCCGGTCGCTGCGTCACGCTTCCCGATCGCGGGCCACCTGGATGGGTCTCGGCTTCGCCCTGGTGGCGGGTGCGGGTTTTGAGGCGATGGGGGCGATGGCCGGTCCCTTTCTCATCGATGCCGGCGTGGGGCCGCATGCCACGGGAGTCTTCTTCGGATTGCCGGTCGTCGGGGCGATGCTGGTCGGAGGTTTGCTGGGGGGACGGCTCTCCGACCGGGGGGATCGCCGCCGCCGCGTGGGTCTCTTTCTTGGTCTGCTCTGCGGCCTGGTCGGGACGGTGGGTCTCGCGAACCTGCTTGGACTGTCCGGGGCGGTTCTGATGGGGCTGATGACTCTGGTCTATTTCGCGATCGGCCTTTTCACCGCTGCATCCTACGGTCTCTTCATGGATCTGACCGACCCGCGCCTCGGGGCCACCCAGTTCAGCACCTACATGGCGGCGACGAATGGTTGCGAGGCCTGGTCGGCCGGGGTGGGGGGGCGGATCGCCGGCAGCCTCGGCTATGGCACGGCCTTTCTCATCATGCCCCTGGTCGGACTGTTCGGACTGGTCTTCCTGGGGGGTATGCGGCGTGGAGCGCCTTCCCTGAAAGGGAGTCCGAGATGA
- a CDS encoding transposase, which produces MARKLRIEYPGAIYHVLNRGNYRRDLFETVGAAESFLKTLFETCGQYGWRIHAYVLMPNHFHLAMQTPEPTLVEGMHWLQSTLATRFNRLRGENGHLFQGRYKSLVVEDASALSRVVDYIHLNPVRSGIIAPEQLKAYRWSSLRAFMKGPREAAMDPDPWLKTRAEWRDDTEGWAAYERHLVETAKDKARWDSEGLTGLSRGWAIGTDAWRKALAAEYTEVALSSGLERKEARDLREAAWRVSFDSAMKKAGRSSADLETKPLKTAWKIDIAENVRRESGASLIWLAKQLKIGQPSTLRCYLSNSRAAIQR; this is translated from the coding sequence ATGGCCAGAAAGCTGCGGATCGAATATCCCGGGGCGATTTACCATGTCCTCAACCGCGGTAATTACCGGCGTGATCTGTTCGAAACAGTCGGCGCCGCTGAATCCTTCCTCAAGACGCTCTTCGAGACATGTGGCCAGTACGGCTGGAGGATCCATGCTTATGTCCTCATGCCCAATCATTTCCACCTCGCGATGCAGACTCCCGAGCCGACCCTGGTCGAGGGGATGCATTGGCTCCAGAGCACTCTGGCCACTCGATTCAACCGATTGCGGGGAGAAAATGGTCACCTTTTTCAGGGCCGCTACAAGTCGCTGGTCGTGGAAGATGCTTCGGCCCTGAGTCGGGTCGTCGACTATATCCATCTGAATCCGGTGAGGTCCGGAATCATCGCGCCTGAACAGCTCAAGGCCTACCGCTGGAGCAGCCTGCGGGCCTTCATGAAGGGCCCACGGGAGGCCGCGATGGACCCGGATCCCTGGCTCAAAACCAGAGCCGAGTGGCGCGACGACACCGAAGGCTGGGCCGCCTATGAGCGGCATCTCGTTGAAACCGCAAAGGACAAGGCACGGTGGGATTCCGAAGGGCTGACCGGCCTGTCACGAGGATGGGCCATCGGGACGGATGCCTGGCGGAAGGCGCTTGCTGCGGAATACACCGAGGTTGCCCTTTCGTCGGGTCTTGAGCGCAAGGAAGCCAGGGATCTCCGCGAGGCCGCCTGGCGGGTCAGTTTCGATTCCGCAATGAAGAAGGCCGGCAGGTCCTCAGCTGATCTGGAGACAAAACCTCTGAAGACGGCATGGAAGATCGACATCGCCGAGAACGTGCGACGCGAATCCGGTGCGTCTCTGATCTGGTTGGCCAAGCAACTGAAGATCGGCCAGCCAAGCACCTTGCGGTGTTACCTGTCCAACTCCCGGGCCGCGATCCAGAGATAA
- a CDS encoding SGNH/GDSL hydrolase family protein — protein sequence MRPTLLFTILMAVSFSSLSSGTEGRPAPGSSADFGDSSPAFAPVEESAGLPRVLLIGDSISVGYTIGVRELLMGKANVHRIPENGGPTSRGVANIEAWLGDGHWDVIHFNWGLHDIKYMEDGKRQVSEDDYAANLRLLVKRMKETGATLIWCSTTPVPAGDLNPRRQTADVPLYNAIAREIMEEEGIAIDDLYAFVLPREKDLQIPVNVHFTEIGSAALAEEVATCIKRYLGEG from the coding sequence ATGCGTCCCACCCTCCTTTTCACGATCCTCATGGCGGTCTCTTTCTCTTCTCTTTCCTCCGGCACGGAGGGTCGGCCGGCCCCGGGCTCGTCTGCGGATTTCGGCGACTCCAGTCCGGCCTTTGCGCCGGTGGAGGAATCCGCCGGGTTGCCCCGTGTCCTCCTGATCGGGGATTCCATTTCGGTCGGCTACACCATCGGGGTGCGGGAACTCCTGATGGGGAAGGCCAATGTCCACCGCATTCCGGAAAACGGCGGACCCACCTCAAGGGGAGTCGCGAACATCGAGGCCTGGCTCGGGGACGGTCATTGGGATGTCATCCACTTCAATTGGGGGCTGCACGACATCAAGTACATGGAGGACGGAAAGCGTCAGGTGTCTGAGGATGATTACGCAGCCAATCTGCGCTTACTGGTCAAGCGGATGAAGGAGACCGGAGCCACCCTGATCTGGTGCAGCACCACTCCGGTTCCGGCCGGCGATCTGAACCCACGGCGCCAGACCGCGGATGTGCCCCTCTACAATGCGATTGCCCGTGAAATCATGGAAGAGGAGGGCATCGCCATCGATGATCTTTACGCCTTCGTCCTGCCCCGGGAGAAGGACCTCCAGATCCCGGTCAATGTTCACTTCACCGAAATCGGTTCGGCCGCTCTGGCGGAAGAAGTCGCCACCTGCATCAAAAGGTACTTGGGTGAGGGTTGA
- a CDS encoding DUF2089 domain-containing protein, whose translation MNAKSWNELKTVARDMPFVVDRIRLSESGIVIEGPFELPPLARLSEDDQAFVTAFVRCHGSIKQMEKYFGVSYPTIKNRLNAIGGRLEFVDIAPRSTRLEILDQLEKGEITADQAVELLKKGN comes from the coding sequence ATGAACGCAAAAAGTTGGAACGAACTCAAGACGGTCGCCCGAGACATGCCCTTCGTGGTGGACCGGATTCGGCTTTCCGAATCGGGCATTGTGATCGAAGGCCCCTTTGAGTTGCCACCCCTGGCGAGATTGTCCGAAGACGACCAGGCCTTCGTCACGGCATTCGTGCGCTGCCACGGATCGATCAAACAAATGGAGAAGTATTTCGGGGTCAGCTACCCCACGATAAAGAACCGGTTGAATGCCATCGGCGGCCGCCTCGAGTTTGTCGACATCGCGCCCAGGTCCACCCGGTTGGAGATTCTCGATCAGCTTGAAAAAGGTGAAATCACCGCCGACCAGGCGGTCGAACTGTTGAAGAAAGGAAACTGA
- a CDS encoding tyrosine-type recombinase/integrase, which translates to MAKSLNEQDENSSPFVKVGECLYRRRTTKGYYALLKHAGKQVRRSLKTTDPALAKRRLADLKLKIGALSKRPDAASVSFDELANRWLETLKPRLKPKSFQRRQNSINQLRPYIGTLTIKQLSPEIFDRWESERSPGIAASTFNNERESIISVLDYAKRDGLVLENPALVLKRRKLPKSAVWIPTKEQFSLLVKTLRISGPRFVDAADLVELLAYSGMRLTEATSMRWRDIDFENGRFVVTGGVTGTKNHEERVVPLFPTLRTFLEKVREEDAPKSDQSIVQIGTAIKALASACKKAGIPRFTHHTLRHFFVSNAIELGIDFKTIASWVGHKDGGLLVAKTYGHLRDHHSNEMAQRMTFSA; encoded by the coding sequence ATGGCTAAATCACTCAACGAACAGGATGAAAACTCGTCGCCATTCGTGAAGGTTGGAGAGTGCCTCTACCGTCGACGAACAACAAAAGGTTATTACGCATTGCTTAAGCATGCAGGCAAGCAGGTTCGTCGGTCTCTTAAGACGACAGATCCAGCCCTCGCAAAGCGACGCTTGGCCGATCTCAAGCTGAAGATCGGAGCTCTCTCGAAGCGACCCGATGCGGCAAGCGTGAGTTTCGATGAACTCGCCAACCGATGGCTTGAAACCCTCAAGCCACGATTGAAGCCGAAATCCTTCCAACGTCGCCAGAACAGCATCAACCAGCTTCGCCCCTACATCGGAACCCTGACGATCAAACAGCTATCTCCGGAGATCTTCGACCGCTGGGAATCTGAGAGAAGCCCTGGCATTGCTGCATCCACATTCAACAACGAGCGGGAATCGATCATCTCTGTTCTGGATTATGCCAAACGCGATGGCTTGGTCCTGGAGAACCCCGCCTTGGTCCTGAAACGCCGAAAGCTTCCCAAGTCGGCAGTCTGGATTCCCACAAAGGAGCAATTCAGCCTTCTCGTGAAGACGCTCCGCATTTCGGGACCACGTTTCGTCGATGCGGCCGACCTCGTAGAGCTCCTGGCCTATTCGGGTATGCGATTGACAGAAGCAACCTCGATGCGATGGCGAGACATTGACTTTGAGAACGGGCGATTCGTCGTGACTGGGGGCGTGACAGGCACCAAGAACCACGAAGAACGGGTAGTCCCGCTATTTCCGACTCTTCGAACGTTCCTCGAGAAGGTCCGTGAAGAAGACGCTCCAAAGTCCGATCAATCCATTGTGCAGATCGGAACAGCCATCAAGGCACTCGCAAGTGCCTGCAAGAAAGCCGGGATTCCCCGCTTCACGCACCACACGTTGAGGCATTTCTTCGTAAGCAATGCGATTGAACTGGGGATCGACTTCAAGACGATTGCCTCATGGGTCGGCCACAAAGATGGCGGGCTTCTCGTAGCAAAGACCTACGGGCACCTCCGTGATCACCATTCGAACGAAATGGCTCAGCGAATGACGTTCAGCGCATAA